Within the Arachis duranensis cultivar V14167 chromosome 10, aradu.V14167.gnm2.J7QH, whole genome shotgun sequence genome, the region CTCATCATCTCTTAACCATTCCGCACATGCTTCACATACTTACACCTCCTCTCATCTCTAAAAAAAGCCACAAAAGTTGTCATCCATTTCTCAAGTCTTCCCAATGTCAATGTCACTTCCAAAAGCCAAAGGGAATCTAATCTAATCTACCCTTCTTAATTTCTAGTTTTCTACCGAAATCTCCCCACACTATATATCAAATAAAGGAACACAAGCCTAGTAATTATAAGCTAACAAAGAGTAAGTCCACTACCATGTGATCCTGTTTACTTGTTTCTTACCTCAACTTCCCAAAATACCCCTCACCTACACCCTGCTGCCGCACATTTTTCATATCCTTTATGGTCAATCcactctattttttctttttcatttccaTTTCTTCCCCCTTCTATATACTCCTCATTCAGCACTATTATAATTTACCAGTGCTTAGTTTAAGCTTAAAGCACAAAACACGACAGGAGcggcaacaaaaaaaaaaaagacaaaacagCGCCGTTTTGAGTGTGAGACAGTGAGAGTGAGAGTGTTTTGGAGAAGGAGAAATCAAATCAATGGAAGGGGGGAATAGGGCGGAAGCGGAGCGGTGGCTGTACACGGCCAACAAGCTCCTGAGTGCACGTGACCTGCATGGAGCTCGGTCATTCGCCATCAGGGCCCGCGAGTGTGACCCACGCTTCGAAGTCACAGAGCTACTTCTCACCGTAATCGACACCCTCGTGGCCGGCGAGGCCAGGATCAACGACCTCGTTGACTGGTACAGCATTCTCCAGGTTATTCGCTACTCACATAATCTCGACTACATCGCCGCCCAGTACCGCCGTCTCGCTGCCATTCTTGATCCACACCGCAACCCATTCGCGTTCTCCGCCTACGCCTTCTCCCTCGTCAACGACGCATGGTCTGTACTCTCAAACCCTTCCAAGAAAGCAATCTTCGATAACGACCTCAGGCTCCTTACCgaacctcctcctcctcctccttcccaACCCGCCCCTGTTCCTATCGTCCCTCAAGCTTTTCCAATCTTGCAGCAGAGGCATAATCTCAACAACCACCAAAACAATCATAATCAAAGCCACGACTTGAACCAGAACCAGAACCAGAACCACTTCCTCCACCAAAATCCGAATCAGAATCAGAACCACCTCATCAACCAGAATCAGCAGCAGCGACAGCgtcagcagcagcagcagcaacaacaagagGAGGAACGGCAAAGGCAACAACAAGAGGAAGAACGGCAAAGGCAACAACAAGAGGAGGAACGGCAAAGGCAACAACAAGAGGAGGAACGGCAAAGGCAACAACAAGAGCAAGAGCAACAGAAACGGcgagaacaagaacaagcgctGCAACTTCAACGGCAACAACAAGAGCAAGAGCAATGGAAACGGCAACAACAAGAACAGGCGAAACTGCAACTGCAACGGCAACAGCAACAGCAGCAGCAACTGTTTTCACTGAGTAAGAACGCTATATCGACGGAAGCTCCCAGGGTTGTGGTGgttgaggaggaggaagaggaggagaggCCGAGTCAGGACAATGTGACTCAGCTGACTGAGCCAACTCGGCCGGCTAGGGCTACTGAGTCGATTGAAACCGAGCTGAATGGAGCTTTCTGGACTGCGTGCCCTTACTGTTACGGTTTGTTTGAGTATCCGAAGGTGTACGAGGAGTGTACCTTGCTGTGCCAGAGCTGCCGGAGGCCTTTCCATGCGTTGGCGGTGAGGTCGCCGCCGGAGTTGACCGGGAAAGACGGGTTCATGTCCTTCTGCAGTTGGGGTTTCATGCCGCTAGGGTTTTCTGGTGATTTCAAGGATATAAGTGGTTCTGCTTCTCAATGGAACCCTTTCTCTGCTTTGGTTCCTTGTCCTCTCAAAGGTGCTGACAGATGGAGACATCTGAGAGGGCCTTGGGCTTACTATGATGATGAGGCTGCCGCCGCGTTTGTCGAGCATTCCGATACGACGGAAGATGATTCTGACGATGAGGATTGGAGGAATATTAATGCGAATAAGAAGGTGgggaggaaaagaagaagaagaaggaataggaAGAGTTCTGCCACCACTGCTGGTGGCAATGCAAGCACACCAGT harbors:
- the LOC107468701 gene encoding uncharacterized protein LOC107468701, which produces MEGGNRAEAERWLYTANKLLSARDLHGARSFAIRARECDPRFEVTELLLTVIDTLVAGEARINDLVDWYSILQVIRYSHNLDYIAAQYRRLAAILDPHRNPFAFSAYAFSLVNDAWSVLSNPSKKAIFDNDLRLLTEPPPPPPSQPAPVPIVPQAFPILQQRHNLNNHQNNHNQSHDLNQNQNQNHFLHQNPNQNQNHLINQNQQQRQRQQQQQQQQEEERQRQQQEEERQRQQQEEERQRQQQEEERQRQQQEQEQQKRREQEQALQLQRQQQEQEQWKRQQQEQAKLQLQRQQQQQQQLFSLSKNAISTEAPRVVVVEEEEEEERPSQDNVTQLTEPTRPARATESIETELNGAFWTACPYCYGLFEYPKVYEECTLLCQSCRRPFHALAVRSPPELTGKDGFMSFCSWGFMPLGFSGDFKDISGSASQWNPFSALVPCPLKGADRWRHLRGPWAYYDDEAAAAFVEHSDTTEDDSDDEDWRNINANKKVGRKRRRRRNRKSSATTAGGNASTPVERPRRGVRNRSGNAGVENGEAVGADSAAVPIAARLESGKKAALASLRRRGAGNLGKLDLNVEFSNDVEETANGVRDRANAGGPGNAEDNIEGIGFFEGLDEFLSSLPILNAVADDKVKGH